In Pungitius pungitius chromosome 2, fPunPun2.1, whole genome shotgun sequence, a single window of DNA contains:
- the tnip1 gene encoding TNFAIP3-interacting protein 1 isoform X1 has translation MEGKGPYRIYDPGGSEVKARDEAGGGSSYRQLLAENSILRERMKGLKSLGDLLEESQSEALRLRQRVEELVRDNEALKSSSFAASLCMGGPIHIEKQSRPHIIDGKHCLHPAAEQKEEQTSCLGKTLQPEKPNEASEFEVVNVDGKSSDAFTARSVAITVLPQENLELASQLKRLESSFSIFAEESNPNQLLAHLGRMAVEFHHLSSKVQKNEQRTSLLQTLCEQLRQENNELRKKMEEDHHIRNQDLELLRHENQKLKELVTGAAAAAAAAATASSDTEAPEAKEEPTKEESAAVRPKMEATTPQKSGKAAEKTPTKPCDVEVYEKKIKLLEKQRKDVLEVNKQWDIQWNSMKSQFEQKITDLRQRLAESQKTVLELEAEREQRQRDYDKKLLLAKSKIENVQGEKECLNSETTELKQKIRYLQDQLLPLSKQREYQEKEIQRLNRALEEALNLHTPSSSQQPPGQSNFADAANHLKKQELLTQIAVLKEQVKIFEEDFRKERSDRERMNEEKEDLRRQVERLQGQITNLTNQLHQAQNECQRERTERCKLERLQMQHHKQGQQQKRRTSDPTSGSVNGPLSPPYCGPFVQVGPQGPEGWPIHFPPRMPNAAGATAAAAAAPPPVRDFQPVAAGFPWQSSFPQPRGTRAVGESSRPPPENADQTATTAAATAAAAAAAAAAAAAGFGKRERQNIDPGKH, from the exons ATGGAAGGGAAAGGACCGTACCGCATCTATGATCCAGGTGGGAGTGAGGTCAAGGCCAGGGACGAGGCCGGAGGGGGAAGCAGCTATAGACAGCTACTGGCGGAGAACAGCATACTGAGGGAGCGAATGAAGGGACTTAAGAGCTTAG GTGATTTACTGGAAGAGTCTCAATCCGAGGCATTGAGGCTGCGGCAGCGAGTGGAGGAACTCGTGAGAGACAACGAGGCACTCAAGTCCTCCAGCTTCGCAGCCAGTCTGTGTATGGGAGGACCCATTCATATTGAGAAACAAAGTAGGCCTCACATTATTGATG GTAAACACTGTTTACACCCTGCTgcagagcagaaggaggagcaaACAAGCTGTTTAGGGAAGACTCTTCAGCCTGAGAAGCCCAAT gaGGCCTCGGAGTTTGAGGTTGTGAATGTAGATGGGAAGAGTTCAGACGCCTTCACT GCCCGGTCGGTGGCAATCACCGTCCTGCCTCAGGAGAACCTCGAGCTAGCCAGCCAGCTGAAGAGACTAGAGAGCTCCTTCAGCATTTTTGCAGAGGAGTCCAACCCGAACCAGCTGTTGGCTCACCTTGGTCGAATGGCTGTAGAGTTTCACCACCTTTCCTCTAAGgtccaaaaaaatgaacagcGGACTTCCCTCCTACAG ACTCTCTGTGAGCAGCTCCGACAGGAGAACAATGAGCTTAGAAAGAAAATGGAAGAGGATCAtcatatcaggaatcaggactTGGAACTCCTGAg GCATGAGAATCAAAAACTCAAGGAGCTTGTTacgggagcagcagcagcagcagcagcagcagcaaccgcGTCATCTGACACCGAAGCTCCAGAGGCCAAAGAGGAGCCGACGAAGGAGGAATCTGCTGCTGTCAGACCCAAGATGGAGGCCACCACACCGCAGAAG AGTGGAAAAGCCGCAGAGAAAACCCCAACTAAACCATGTGATGTTGAGGTGTATGAAAAGAAGATCAAGCTTTTGGAGAAGCAAAGAAAGGat GTACTGGAGGTGAACAAGCAGTGGGACATTCAGTGGAACTCCATGAAGTCACAGTTTGAACAGAAA ATCACAGACCTCAGACAACGGCTGGCTGAGTCCCAGAAAACTGTGCTTGAGCTGGAGGCAGAGCGAGAGCAGAGGCAGCGCGACTATgacaagaagctgctgctggctAAGTCCAAGATTGAAAATGTACAG gGAGAGAAGGAGTGCCTGAACTCTGAAACCACAGAGTTGAAGCAGAAGATTCGCTACCTGCAGGATCAGCTGCTGCCCCTCAGCAAACAGAGGGAGTACCAGGAGAAGGAGATCCAACGCCTCAACAGG GCTTTAGAGGAGGCCTTAAACCTGCACACCCCTTCATCATCGCAACAACCACCTGGTCAGAGTAATTTTGCCgatgcagccaatcacctgaagAAACAGGAACTGCTCACTCAAATTGCTGTACTAAAGGAACAG GTGAAGATCTTTGAAGAAGACTTCAGAAAAGAGAGGAGTGACAGAGAGcgaatgaatgaggaaaaggaggacTTGAGGCGGCAGGTTGAGAGACTTCAGGGTCAGATTACTAATTTGACCAATCAG CTTCACCAGGCACAGAATGAGTGTCAGAGAGAACGTACGGAGCGATGTAAGCTGGAGAGACTGCAGATGCAGCATCACAAACAG GGGCAGCAGCAGAAAAGACGTACCTCAGACCCCACGTCAGGCTCAGTGAACGGCCCGCTGAGCCCCCCCTACTGTGGTCCCTTTGTGCAGGTGGGACCGCAGGGCCCCGAGGGCTGGCCCATACACTTCCCTCCCCGGATGCCCAATGCAGCAGGCGCCACAGCCGCAGCCGCCGCAGCGCCGCCCCCAGTACGAGACTTCCAGCCCGTTGCCGCG GGTTTTCCTTGGCAGTCGTCATTCCCGCAGCCGAGAGGCACCAGAGCAGTAGGAGAGAGCTCGAGACCACCCCCAGAGAATGCAG ATCAGACCGCAACAACAGCCGCAGCAACCGCTGCCGCAGCCGCAGCAGCTGCCGCGGCCGCAGCAGCGGGATTTGGGAAAAGGGAGCGACAGAACATTGACCCTGGAAAGCACTAA
- the tnip1 gene encoding TNFAIP3-interacting protein 1 isoform X2: protein MEGKGPYRIYDPGGSEVKARDEAGGGSSYRQLLAENSILRERMKGLKSLGDLLEESQSEALRLRQRVEELVRDNEALKSSSFAASLCMGGPIHIEKQSKHCLHPAAEQKEEQTSCLGKTLQPEKPNEASEFEVVNVDGKSSDAFTARSVAITVLPQENLELASQLKRLESSFSIFAEESNPNQLLAHLGRMAVEFHHLSSKVQKNEQRTSLLQTLCEQLRQENNELRKKMEEDHHIRNQDLELLRHENQKLKELVTGAAAAAAAAATASSDTEAPEAKEEPTKEESAAVRPKMEATTPQKSGKAAEKTPTKPCDVEVYEKKIKLLEKQRKDVLEVNKQWDIQWNSMKSQFEQKITDLRQRLAESQKTVLELEAEREQRQRDYDKKLLLAKSKIENVQGEKECLNSETTELKQKIRYLQDQLLPLSKQREYQEKEIQRLNRALEEALNLHTPSSSQQPPGQSNFADAANHLKKQELLTQIAVLKEQVKIFEEDFRKERSDRERMNEEKEDLRRQVERLQGQITNLTNQLHQAQNECQRERTERCKLERLQMQHHKQGQQQKRRTSDPTSGSVNGPLSPPYCGPFVQVGPQGPEGWPIHFPPRMPNAAGATAAAAAAPPPVRDFQPVAAGFPWQSSFPQPRGTRAVGESSRPPPENADQTATTAAATAAAAAAAAAAAAAGFGKRERQNIDPGKH from the exons ATGGAAGGGAAAGGACCGTACCGCATCTATGATCCAGGTGGGAGTGAGGTCAAGGCCAGGGACGAGGCCGGAGGGGGAAGCAGCTATAGACAGCTACTGGCGGAGAACAGCATACTGAGGGAGCGAATGAAGGGACTTAAGAGCTTAG GTGATTTACTGGAAGAGTCTCAATCCGAGGCATTGAGGCTGCGGCAGCGAGTGGAGGAACTCGTGAGAGACAACGAGGCACTCAAGTCCTCCAGCTTCGCAGCCAGTCTGTGTATGGGAGGACCCATTCATATTGAGAAACAAA GTAAACACTGTTTACACCCTGCTgcagagcagaaggaggagcaaACAAGCTGTTTAGGGAAGACTCTTCAGCCTGAGAAGCCCAAT gaGGCCTCGGAGTTTGAGGTTGTGAATGTAGATGGGAAGAGTTCAGACGCCTTCACT GCCCGGTCGGTGGCAATCACCGTCCTGCCTCAGGAGAACCTCGAGCTAGCCAGCCAGCTGAAGAGACTAGAGAGCTCCTTCAGCATTTTTGCAGAGGAGTCCAACCCGAACCAGCTGTTGGCTCACCTTGGTCGAATGGCTGTAGAGTTTCACCACCTTTCCTCTAAGgtccaaaaaaatgaacagcGGACTTCCCTCCTACAG ACTCTCTGTGAGCAGCTCCGACAGGAGAACAATGAGCTTAGAAAGAAAATGGAAGAGGATCAtcatatcaggaatcaggactTGGAACTCCTGAg GCATGAGAATCAAAAACTCAAGGAGCTTGTTacgggagcagcagcagcagcagcagcagcagcaaccgcGTCATCTGACACCGAAGCTCCAGAGGCCAAAGAGGAGCCGACGAAGGAGGAATCTGCTGCTGTCAGACCCAAGATGGAGGCCACCACACCGCAGAAG AGTGGAAAAGCCGCAGAGAAAACCCCAACTAAACCATGTGATGTTGAGGTGTATGAAAAGAAGATCAAGCTTTTGGAGAAGCAAAGAAAGGat GTACTGGAGGTGAACAAGCAGTGGGACATTCAGTGGAACTCCATGAAGTCACAGTTTGAACAGAAA ATCACAGACCTCAGACAACGGCTGGCTGAGTCCCAGAAAACTGTGCTTGAGCTGGAGGCAGAGCGAGAGCAGAGGCAGCGCGACTATgacaagaagctgctgctggctAAGTCCAAGATTGAAAATGTACAG gGAGAGAAGGAGTGCCTGAACTCTGAAACCACAGAGTTGAAGCAGAAGATTCGCTACCTGCAGGATCAGCTGCTGCCCCTCAGCAAACAGAGGGAGTACCAGGAGAAGGAGATCCAACGCCTCAACAGG GCTTTAGAGGAGGCCTTAAACCTGCACACCCCTTCATCATCGCAACAACCACCTGGTCAGAGTAATTTTGCCgatgcagccaatcacctgaagAAACAGGAACTGCTCACTCAAATTGCTGTACTAAAGGAACAG GTGAAGATCTTTGAAGAAGACTTCAGAAAAGAGAGGAGTGACAGAGAGcgaatgaatgaggaaaaggaggacTTGAGGCGGCAGGTTGAGAGACTTCAGGGTCAGATTACTAATTTGACCAATCAG CTTCACCAGGCACAGAATGAGTGTCAGAGAGAACGTACGGAGCGATGTAAGCTGGAGAGACTGCAGATGCAGCATCACAAACAG GGGCAGCAGCAGAAAAGACGTACCTCAGACCCCACGTCAGGCTCAGTGAACGGCCCGCTGAGCCCCCCCTACTGTGGTCCCTTTGTGCAGGTGGGACCGCAGGGCCCCGAGGGCTGGCCCATACACTTCCCTCCCCGGATGCCCAATGCAGCAGGCGCCACAGCCGCAGCCGCCGCAGCGCCGCCCCCAGTACGAGACTTCCAGCCCGTTGCCGCG GGTTTTCCTTGGCAGTCGTCATTCCCGCAGCCGAGAGGCACCAGAGCAGTAGGAGAGAGCTCGAGACCACCCCCAGAGAATGCAG ATCAGACCGCAACAACAGCCGCAGCAACCGCTGCCGCAGCCGCAGCAGCTGCCGCGGCCGCAGCAGCGGGATTTGGGAAAAGGGAGCGACAGAACATTGACCCTGGAAAGCACTAA
- the tnip1 gene encoding TNFAIP3-interacting protein 1 isoform X4: protein MEGKGPYRIYDPGGSEVKARDEAGGGSSYRQLLAENSILRERMKGLKSLGDLLEESQSEALRLRQRVEELVRDNEALKSSSFAASLCMGGPIHIEKQSRPHIIDGKHCLHPAAEQKEEQTSCLGKTLQPEKPNEASEFEVVNVDGKSSDAFTARSVAITVLPQENLELASQLKRLESSFSIFAEESNPNQLLAHLGRMAVEFHHLSSKVQKNEQRTSLLQTLCEQLRQENNELRKKMEEDHHIRNQDLELLRHENQKLKELVTGAAAAAAAAATASSDTEAPEAKEEPTKEESAAVRPKMEATTPQKSGKAAEKTPTKPCDVEVYEKKIKLLEKQRKDVLEVNKQWDIQWNSMKSQFEQKITDLRQRLAESQKTVLELEAEREQRQRDYDKKLLLAKSKIENVQGEKECLNSETTELKQKIRYLQDQLLPLSKQREYQEKEIQRLNRALEEALNLHTPSSSQQPPGQSNFADAANHLKKQELLTQIAVLKEQVKIFEEDFRKERSDRERMNEEKEDLRRQVERLQGQITNLTNQLHQAQNECQRERTERCKLERLQMQHHKQGFPWQSSFPQPRGTRAVGESSRPPPENADQTATTAAATAAAAAAAAAAAAAGFGKRERQNIDPGKH from the exons ATGGAAGGGAAAGGACCGTACCGCATCTATGATCCAGGTGGGAGTGAGGTCAAGGCCAGGGACGAGGCCGGAGGGGGAAGCAGCTATAGACAGCTACTGGCGGAGAACAGCATACTGAGGGAGCGAATGAAGGGACTTAAGAGCTTAG GTGATTTACTGGAAGAGTCTCAATCCGAGGCATTGAGGCTGCGGCAGCGAGTGGAGGAACTCGTGAGAGACAACGAGGCACTCAAGTCCTCCAGCTTCGCAGCCAGTCTGTGTATGGGAGGACCCATTCATATTGAGAAACAAAGTAGGCCTCACATTATTGATG GTAAACACTGTTTACACCCTGCTgcagagcagaaggaggagcaaACAAGCTGTTTAGGGAAGACTCTTCAGCCTGAGAAGCCCAAT gaGGCCTCGGAGTTTGAGGTTGTGAATGTAGATGGGAAGAGTTCAGACGCCTTCACT GCCCGGTCGGTGGCAATCACCGTCCTGCCTCAGGAGAACCTCGAGCTAGCCAGCCAGCTGAAGAGACTAGAGAGCTCCTTCAGCATTTTTGCAGAGGAGTCCAACCCGAACCAGCTGTTGGCTCACCTTGGTCGAATGGCTGTAGAGTTTCACCACCTTTCCTCTAAGgtccaaaaaaatgaacagcGGACTTCCCTCCTACAG ACTCTCTGTGAGCAGCTCCGACAGGAGAACAATGAGCTTAGAAAGAAAATGGAAGAGGATCAtcatatcaggaatcaggactTGGAACTCCTGAg GCATGAGAATCAAAAACTCAAGGAGCTTGTTacgggagcagcagcagcagcagcagcagcagcaaccgcGTCATCTGACACCGAAGCTCCAGAGGCCAAAGAGGAGCCGACGAAGGAGGAATCTGCTGCTGTCAGACCCAAGATGGAGGCCACCACACCGCAGAAG AGTGGAAAAGCCGCAGAGAAAACCCCAACTAAACCATGTGATGTTGAGGTGTATGAAAAGAAGATCAAGCTTTTGGAGAAGCAAAGAAAGGat GTACTGGAGGTGAACAAGCAGTGGGACATTCAGTGGAACTCCATGAAGTCACAGTTTGAACAGAAA ATCACAGACCTCAGACAACGGCTGGCTGAGTCCCAGAAAACTGTGCTTGAGCTGGAGGCAGAGCGAGAGCAGAGGCAGCGCGACTATgacaagaagctgctgctggctAAGTCCAAGATTGAAAATGTACAG gGAGAGAAGGAGTGCCTGAACTCTGAAACCACAGAGTTGAAGCAGAAGATTCGCTACCTGCAGGATCAGCTGCTGCCCCTCAGCAAACAGAGGGAGTACCAGGAGAAGGAGATCCAACGCCTCAACAGG GCTTTAGAGGAGGCCTTAAACCTGCACACCCCTTCATCATCGCAACAACCACCTGGTCAGAGTAATTTTGCCgatgcagccaatcacctgaagAAACAGGAACTGCTCACTCAAATTGCTGTACTAAAGGAACAG GTGAAGATCTTTGAAGAAGACTTCAGAAAAGAGAGGAGTGACAGAGAGcgaatgaatgaggaaaaggaggacTTGAGGCGGCAGGTTGAGAGACTTCAGGGTCAGATTACTAATTTGACCAATCAG CTTCACCAGGCACAGAATGAGTGTCAGAGAGAACGTACGGAGCGATGTAAGCTGGAGAGACTGCAGATGCAGCATCACAAACAG GGTTTTCCTTGGCAGTCGTCATTCCCGCAGCCGAGAGGCACCAGAGCAGTAGGAGAGAGCTCGAGACCACCCCCAGAGAATGCAG ATCAGACCGCAACAACAGCCGCAGCAACCGCTGCCGCAGCCGCAGCAGCTGCCGCGGCCGCAGCAGCGGGATTTGGGAAAAGGGAGCGACAGAACATTGACCCTGGAAAGCACTAA
- the tnip1 gene encoding TNFAIP3-interacting protein 1 isoform X3: MEGKGPYRIYDPGGSEVKARDEAGGGSSYRQLLAENSILRERMKGLKSLGDLLEESQSEALRLRQRVEELVRDNEALKSSSFAASLCMGGPIHIEKQSRPHIIDGKHCLHPAAEQKEEQTSCLGKTLQPEKPNEASEFEVVNVDGKSSDAFTARSVAITVLPQENLELASQLKRLESSFSIFAEESNPNQLLAHLGRMAVEFHHLSSKVQKNEQRTSLLQTLCEQLRQENNELRKKMEEDHHIRNQDLELLRHENQKLKELVTGAAAAAAAAATASSDTEAPEAKEEPTKEESAAVRPKMEATTPQKSGKAAEKTPTKPCDVEVYEKKIKLLEKQRKDVLEVNKQWDIQWNSMKSQFEQKITDLRQRLAESQKTVLELEAEREQRQRDYDKKLLLAKSKIENVQGEKECLNSETTELKQKIRYLQDQLLPLSKQREYQEKEIQRLNRALEEALNLHTPSSSQQPPGQSNFADAANHLKKQELLTQIAVLKEQVKIFEEDFRKERSDRERMNEEKEDLRRQVERLQGQITNLTNQLHQAQNECQRERTERCKLERLQMQHHKQVGPQGPEGWPIHFPPRMPNAAGATAAAAAAPPPVRDFQPVAAGFPWQSSFPQPRGTRAVGESSRPPPENADQTATTAAATAAAAAAAAAAAAAGFGKRERQNIDPGKH, from the exons ATGGAAGGGAAAGGACCGTACCGCATCTATGATCCAGGTGGGAGTGAGGTCAAGGCCAGGGACGAGGCCGGAGGGGGAAGCAGCTATAGACAGCTACTGGCGGAGAACAGCATACTGAGGGAGCGAATGAAGGGACTTAAGAGCTTAG GTGATTTACTGGAAGAGTCTCAATCCGAGGCATTGAGGCTGCGGCAGCGAGTGGAGGAACTCGTGAGAGACAACGAGGCACTCAAGTCCTCCAGCTTCGCAGCCAGTCTGTGTATGGGAGGACCCATTCATATTGAGAAACAAAGTAGGCCTCACATTATTGATG GTAAACACTGTTTACACCCTGCTgcagagcagaaggaggagcaaACAAGCTGTTTAGGGAAGACTCTTCAGCCTGAGAAGCCCAAT gaGGCCTCGGAGTTTGAGGTTGTGAATGTAGATGGGAAGAGTTCAGACGCCTTCACT GCCCGGTCGGTGGCAATCACCGTCCTGCCTCAGGAGAACCTCGAGCTAGCCAGCCAGCTGAAGAGACTAGAGAGCTCCTTCAGCATTTTTGCAGAGGAGTCCAACCCGAACCAGCTGTTGGCTCACCTTGGTCGAATGGCTGTAGAGTTTCACCACCTTTCCTCTAAGgtccaaaaaaatgaacagcGGACTTCCCTCCTACAG ACTCTCTGTGAGCAGCTCCGACAGGAGAACAATGAGCTTAGAAAGAAAATGGAAGAGGATCAtcatatcaggaatcaggactTGGAACTCCTGAg GCATGAGAATCAAAAACTCAAGGAGCTTGTTacgggagcagcagcagcagcagcagcagcagcaaccgcGTCATCTGACACCGAAGCTCCAGAGGCCAAAGAGGAGCCGACGAAGGAGGAATCTGCTGCTGTCAGACCCAAGATGGAGGCCACCACACCGCAGAAG AGTGGAAAAGCCGCAGAGAAAACCCCAACTAAACCATGTGATGTTGAGGTGTATGAAAAGAAGATCAAGCTTTTGGAGAAGCAAAGAAAGGat GTACTGGAGGTGAACAAGCAGTGGGACATTCAGTGGAACTCCATGAAGTCACAGTTTGAACAGAAA ATCACAGACCTCAGACAACGGCTGGCTGAGTCCCAGAAAACTGTGCTTGAGCTGGAGGCAGAGCGAGAGCAGAGGCAGCGCGACTATgacaagaagctgctgctggctAAGTCCAAGATTGAAAATGTACAG gGAGAGAAGGAGTGCCTGAACTCTGAAACCACAGAGTTGAAGCAGAAGATTCGCTACCTGCAGGATCAGCTGCTGCCCCTCAGCAAACAGAGGGAGTACCAGGAGAAGGAGATCCAACGCCTCAACAGG GCTTTAGAGGAGGCCTTAAACCTGCACACCCCTTCATCATCGCAACAACCACCTGGTCAGAGTAATTTTGCCgatgcagccaatcacctgaagAAACAGGAACTGCTCACTCAAATTGCTGTACTAAAGGAACAG GTGAAGATCTTTGAAGAAGACTTCAGAAAAGAGAGGAGTGACAGAGAGcgaatgaatgaggaaaaggaggacTTGAGGCGGCAGGTTGAGAGACTTCAGGGTCAGATTACTAATTTGACCAATCAG CTTCACCAGGCACAGAATGAGTGTCAGAGAGAACGTACGGAGCGATGTAAGCTGGAGAGACTGCAGATGCAGCATCACAAACAG GTGGGACCGCAGGGCCCCGAGGGCTGGCCCATACACTTCCCTCCCCGGATGCCCAATGCAGCAGGCGCCACAGCCGCAGCCGCCGCAGCGCCGCCCCCAGTACGAGACTTCCAGCCCGTTGCCGCG GGTTTTCCTTGGCAGTCGTCATTCCCGCAGCCGAGAGGCACCAGAGCAGTAGGAGAGAGCTCGAGACCACCCCCAGAGAATGCAG ATCAGACCGCAACAACAGCCGCAGCAACCGCTGCCGCAGCCGCAGCAGCTGCCGCGGCCGCAGCAGCGGGATTTGGGAAAAGGGAGCGACAGAACATTGACCCTGGAAAGCACTAA